The stretch of DNA GATTCCGTAGCATGTTCATTTCTTGTGCAACCTCTCAGACCATTAATTGCTTCTACCTTAAACCCTTAAAGTTTCGAACTTTTAAGTTGTGCATGATATTTGTATCATCTTCCTATTCAAGGACATCCACTTTCAttgctttttctttcatcttcatTAAAGAACACATTAAAGGCTTTCTTCTATCGTTGGTGAGAAGCACAACATGATCATTAAAACAGGAGTAAATTCGTTGAACCACTTGAACTGTAAGTATAGCTGGTTATATTCAATGAACTCGTACTTTGATTGCTATCTTGgtttacattgtttttaaaTGTGTCTccattgttatatttatttttatatttattgatttattaaacAACTAGGAAATATATTAGTGTGAAGGCCACTTGAACACTCCAACGTCAATTTGATTGGTGAAATGAATGAGGAAATATATACTGATGATGAGAGTGGTTTGAGGTTGGTTCCTACTTTGAACATTTGTTTTGACACAATGCAAGaagcaaagaaattttattctgACTACGGGAAAAGATGTGGATTTGGCGTACGAACGAGAACTTCAAAAAAGGATGCCAACAACGTAGTGTACTACTTGAGATTGGTTTGTTCTAGGGAAGGTAAATTTGTTTCTAGCATTCATCCAGAGGTCAAAACTCTTCCCAGTCATACTAATCAATGCCTTGCTGGAATAACCATTGCACGAAAAGAGGACAAATGGTTTGTTAGGACTGTAGTTTTAGATAACAATCATGAGCTGTGTCCACAAACCTCTAATCTAATCCGTGGTAATAAGCAATTGAACATGCATGCCAAGCACACTTTCGAAGTGAATGATGATGCTGATGTACGTATTaataagagtttccttagcATAGTTAGTGAAGCGGGTGGATATGAAAACATGCAATTTGTGGAGCGAGATGCTAGGAACTTCATTGGTCAACATAGAAGGTCACTGTGTAAGGAGGGTGATGGACAAGCATTGcttcaacacttttcaaaattgagAGACCTGAATAATGATTTCTTCTATGATATCGAGATGGATGAAGATAATAGAATTACTAGTGTATTTTGGACAGATTCTAGAAGCCGAGCTGCATGTTAGGAGTTCGGTGATGTCGTGTCGTTTGAAACCACGTACTTAACCAACTAGTACAACATGCCATTTGGTCCATTTGTAGGAGTTAACCACCATGGACAATCCATTCTACTTTGTTGTGGATTGGTCTCATCTGAGGACACTTCTTCATTTATATGGTTATTCAAATGTTGGGTAAGATGCATGGGAAACAAGGCGCCTGACAGTATTGTAACCAATCAATGCANNNNNNNNNNNNNNNNNNNNNNNNNNNNNNNNNNNNNNNNNNNNNNNNNNNNNNNNNNNNNNNNNNNNNNNNNNNNNNNNNNNNNNNNNNNNNNNNNNNNNNNNNNNNNNNNNNNNNNNNNNNNNNNNNNNNNNNNNNNNNNNNNNNNNNNNNNNNNNNNNNNNNNNNNNNNNNNNNNNNNNNNNNNNNNNNNNNNNNNNNNNNNNNNNNNNNNNNNNNNNNNNNNNNNNNNNNNNNNNNNNNNNNNNNNNNNNNNNNNNNNNNNNNNNNNNNNNNNNNNNNNNNNNNNNNNNNNNNNNNNNNNNNNNNNNNNNNNNNNNNNNNNNNNNNNNNNNNNNNNNNNNNNNNNNNNNNNNNNNNNNNNNNNNNNNNNNNNNNNNNNNNNNNNNNNNNNNNNNNNNNNNNNNNNNNNNNNNNNNNNNNNNNNNNNNNNNNNNNNNNNNNNNNNNNNNNNNNNNNNNNNNNNNNNNNNNNNNNNNNNNNNNNNNNNNNNNNNNNNNNNNNNNNNNNNNNNNNNNNNNNNNNNNNNNNNNNNNNNNNNNNNNNNNNNNNNNNNNNNNNNNNNNNNNNNNNNNNNNNNNNNNNNNNNNNNNNNNNNNNNNNNNNNNNNNNNNNNNNNNNNNNNNNNNNNNNNNNNNNNNNNNNNNNNNNNNNNNNNNNNNNNNNNNNNNNNNNNNNNNNNNNNNNNNNNNNNNNNNNNNNNNNNNNNNNNNNNNNNNNNNNNNNNNNNNNNNNNNNNNNNNNNNNNNNNNNNNNNNNNNNNNNNNNNNNNNNNNNNNNNNNNNNNNNNNNNNNNNNNNNNNNNNNNNNNNNNNNNNNNNNNNNNNNNNNNNNNNNNNNNNNNNNNNNNNNNNNNNNNNNNNNNNNNNNNNNNNNNNNNNNNNNNNNNNNNNNNTACCAATCTTTGTGTAAGCAGTTCTATGATCTGGCTGAGGCTGCATGTGAATCTGAATGTGCTTCTAATCAGTtggaaaaagatttgaaatgtCTTGCAAAAAAGTCCGGTTTGAGTTCATCACTGAAAAATAACATCATAAGTGAGGGAGGACAATTGAGGTATGAGAATCCCGTGACATAAACTCCATCCTACAATACATGTAGAAGTAGTGACGTACTAGTTTGCAGTCCTGTTGCGGTTAAGCAAAAAGGCCGACCGAGAACTAACAGATTGAAGTCAGCCGTTGAAAGtagatgtaaaaaaaaactaaaagctACTAAGAAAAATTCTTCAAGAATAACTTGTCAACCAAATGTCAATacattaaatgttgtttttactATAACTAATTTTAGTACACATATTCTTTACTTATGTTACATGTTGGTAATGTGTGTT from Vigna radiata var. radiata cultivar VC1973A unplaced genomic scaffold, Vradiata_ver6 scaffold_209, whole genome shotgun sequence encodes:
- the LOC106754664 gene encoding protein FAR-RED IMPAIRED RESPONSE 1-like, with translation MNEEIYTDDESGLRLVPTLNICFDTMQEAKKFYSDYGKRCGFGVRTRTSKKDANNVVYYLRLVCSREGKFVSSIHPEVKTLPSHTNQCLAGITIARKEDKWFVRTVVLDNNHELCPQTSNLIRGNKQLNMHAKHTFEVNDDADVRINKSFLSIVSEAGGYENMQFVERDARNFIGQHRRSLCKEGDGQALLQHFSKLRDLNNDFFYDIEMDEDNRITSVFWTDSRSRAAC